The Mycolicibacterium flavescens genome has a segment encoding these proteins:
- the carB gene encoding carbamoyl-phosphate synthase large chain: protein MPKRSDLNHVLVIGSGPIVIGQAAEFDYSGTQACRVLRAEGLQVSLINSNPATIMTDPEYADHTYVEPITPAFVERVIVQQAERGNKIDGLLATLGGQTALNTAVALSESGALAKHGVELIGADFEAIQRGEDRQRFKDIVAKVGGESARSRVCFTMDEVRETVEDLGLPVVVRPSFTMGGLGSGMAYSAEDVDRMAGDGLAASPSANVLIEESIFGWKEYELELMRDGRDNVVVVCSIENFDPMGVHTGDSVTVAPAMTLTDREYQIMRDLGIAILREVGVDTGGCNIQFAVNPADGRLIVIEMNPRVSRSSALASKATGFPIAKIAAKLAIGYTLDEIVNDITKETPACFEPTLDYVVVKAPRFAFEKFPGADGTLTTTMKSVGEAMSLGRNFIEALGKVMRSLESGRAGFWTKADPDEDTVTVDELLERLSTPSDGRLYDLELVLRKGATVEQVSQASGVDPWFVEQIAGLVALRAEIVDAPVLDADLLRRAKYHGLSDRQIAALRPELAGEVGVRALRQRLGIHPVFKTVDTCAAEFEAKTPYHYSSYELDPAAETEVAPQTERPKVLILGSGPNRIGQGIEFDYSCVHAATTLSQAGFETVMVNCNPETVSTDYDTADRLYFEPLTFEDVLEVYYAESVSGAGGPGVVGVIVQLGGQTPLGLAERLQNAGVPIVGTSPKAIDLAEDRGAFGEVLTNAGLPAPKFGLATSFDQARRIAADIGYPVLVRPSYVLGGRGMEIVYDDETLHGYITRATELSPEHPVLVDRFLEDAIEIDVDALCDGTEVYIGGIMEHIEEAGIHSGDSACALPPVTLGRSDIEAVRRATEAIAHGIGVVGLLNVQYAVKDDVLYVLEANPRASRTVPFVSKATAVPLAKACARIMLGATIAELREEGVLARTGDGASTARNAPVAVKEAVLPFNRFRKHDGTQIDSLLGPEMKSTGEVMGIDHDFGSAFAKSQTAAYGSLPLEGTVFVSVANRDKRSLVFPVKRLADLGFRVLATEGTAEMLRRNGIPCEEVRKHFQEPSEDKPASSAVDLIKAGEVDMVINTPYGNSGPRVDGYEIRSAAVANSIPCVTTVQGASAAVQGIEAGIRGDIGVMSLQELHSVLGP, encoded by the coding sequence ATGCCCAAGCGGAGCGACCTGAACCACGTCCTGGTGATCGGCTCCGGGCCGATCGTGATCGGTCAGGCCGCCGAGTTCGACTACTCCGGCACCCAGGCGTGCCGGGTGTTGCGCGCCGAGGGGTTGCAGGTCAGCCTGATCAACTCGAACCCGGCGACGATCATGACCGACCCCGAGTACGCCGACCACACTTACGTGGAGCCGATCACGCCGGCGTTCGTCGAGCGGGTGATCGTGCAGCAGGCCGAGCGCGGCAACAAGATCGACGGCCTGCTGGCCACACTGGGCGGCCAGACGGCGCTGAACACCGCGGTCGCGCTGTCGGAGTCGGGAGCGCTGGCCAAGCACGGGGTGGAGCTGATCGGCGCGGACTTCGAGGCCATCCAACGCGGCGAGGACCGGCAGCGGTTCAAGGACATCGTCGCCAAGGTCGGCGGCGAATCCGCCCGCTCCCGAGTCTGTTTCACCATGGACGAGGTACGCGAAACGGTCGAGGACCTCGGCCTGCCGGTGGTGGTGCGCCCCTCCTTCACGATGGGGGGGTTGGGCTCGGGCATGGCGTACTCCGCCGAGGACGTCGACCGGATGGCCGGCGACGGGCTCGCCGCTTCGCCGAGCGCCAACGTGCTCATCGAGGAGTCGATCTTCGGCTGGAAGGAATACGAACTCGAGTTGATGCGCGATGGCCGCGACAACGTGGTGGTGGTGTGCTCGATCGAGAACTTCGACCCGATGGGTGTGCACACCGGCGACTCGGTCACCGTCGCGCCGGCCATGACGCTCACCGACCGCGAGTACCAGATCATGCGCGATCTGGGCATCGCGATCCTGCGCGAGGTCGGCGTCGACACCGGCGGCTGCAACATTCAGTTCGCCGTCAACCCGGCCGACGGGCGCCTGATCGTGATCGAGATGAACCCGCGAGTGTCGCGGTCGAGCGCGCTCGCGTCGAAGGCCACCGGGTTCCCGATCGCCAAGATCGCGGCGAAGCTGGCCATCGGCTACACGCTCGACGAAATCGTCAACGACATCACCAAGGAGACCCCGGCCTGTTTCGAGCCGACGCTCGACTACGTCGTCGTCAAGGCCCCGCGTTTCGCGTTCGAGAAGTTCCCCGGCGCCGACGGCACGCTGACCACCACCATGAAGTCGGTCGGCGAGGCGATGTCGTTGGGGCGCAACTTCATCGAGGCGCTCGGCAAGGTGATGCGCTCACTGGAGTCCGGCCGCGCCGGGTTTTGGACCAAAGCCGACCCCGACGAGGACACGGTCACCGTCGACGAGTTGCTGGAGCGGCTGAGCACACCATCGGACGGGCGCCTGTACGACCTGGAGCTGGTGCTGCGCAAGGGCGCGACCGTCGAGCAGGTGTCTCAGGCCTCCGGCGTCGACCCGTGGTTCGTCGAGCAGATCGCCGGGCTGGTCGCGCTGCGCGCCGAGATCGTCGATGCGCCGGTGCTCGACGCCGACCTGCTGCGGCGCGCCAAGTACCACGGGCTGTCCGACCGCCAGATCGCCGCGCTGCGACCCGAACTCGCCGGTGAGGTCGGCGTGCGGGCACTGCGCCAGCGACTCGGCATCCACCCGGTGTTCAAGACCGTCGACACGTGTGCCGCCGAGTTCGAGGCCAAGACCCCGTACCACTACAGCAGCTACGAGCTCGACCCCGCCGCCGAGACGGAGGTGGCCCCGCAGACCGAGCGGCCCAAGGTGCTGATCCTCGGCTCGGGCCCCAACCGCATCGGCCAAGGCATCGAGTTCGACTACAGCTGCGTGCACGCCGCAACGACGTTGAGCCAGGCCGGCTTCGAGACGGTCATGGTCAACTGCAACCCCGAGACGGTGTCCACCGACTACGACACCGCCGACCGGCTCTATTTCGAACCGCTCACCTTCGAGGACGTGCTCGAGGTGTACTACGCCGAATCCGTCTCCGGCGCAGGCGGTCCCGGTGTCGTCGGCGTCATCGTGCAGCTCGGCGGCCAGACACCGCTCGGACTGGCCGAACGGCTGCAGAACGCGGGCGTGCCGATCGTCGGTACGAGCCCCAAGGCGATCGACCTGGCCGAGGATCGCGGCGCATTCGGCGAGGTGCTGACCAATGCAGGCCTACCCGCCCCGAAGTTCGGCCTGGCCACCAGCTTCGACCAGGCGCGGCGCATCGCCGCCGACATCGGCTACCCCGTGCTGGTGCGGCCCTCCTACGTCCTCGGCGGTCGCGGCATGGAGATCGTCTATGACGACGAGACGCTGCACGGCTACATCACCAGGGCCACCGAACTCTCGCCCGAACATCCCGTGCTGGTGGACCGGTTCCTCGAGGACGCCATCGAGATCGACGTCGACGCGCTGTGCGACGGGACCGAGGTCTACATCGGCGGCATCATGGAGCACATCGAGGAAGCCGGTATCCACTCCGGTGACTCCGCGTGCGCGCTGCCACCGGTGACGTTGGGCCGCAGCGACATCGAGGCCGTGCGGCGGGCCACCGAAGCGATTGCCCACGGCATCGGCGTGGTGGGCCTGCTCAATGTGCAGTACGCGGTCAAGGACGATGTGCTCTACGTGCTCGAGGCCAACCCGCGCGCCAGCCGCACCGTGCCGTTCGTCTCGAAGGCCACCGCGGTGCCCCTGGCCAAGGCGTGTGCGCGGATCATGCTCGGCGCGACGATCGCCGAGCTGCGCGAGGAAGGCGTGCTGGCGCGCACGGGGGACGGCGCGAGCACCGCACGTAACGCGCCGGTCGCGGTCAAGGAAGCCGTCCTGCCGTTCAATCGGTTCCGCAAACACGATGGCACGCAGATCGACTCGCTACTGGGCCCGGAGATGAAGTCGACGGGTGAGGTAATGGGCATCGACCACGACTTCGGAAGCGCCTTCGCCAAGAGCCAGACCGCCGCCTACGGGTCCCTGCCGCTGGAGGGCACGGTGTTCGTGTCGGTGGCCAACCGCGACAAGCGATCGCTGGTGTTCCCCGTCAAACGGCTTGCCGATCTAGGGTTCCGGGTTCTGGCCACCGAAGGCACCGCGGAGATGTTGCGGCGCAACGGGATTCCGTGCGAGGAAGTGCGCAAGCACTTCCAGGAGCCGAGCGAGGACAAGCCTGCCTCGTCGGCCGTCGACCTCATCAAGGCCGGGGAGGTGGACATGGTGATCAACACCCCGTACGGCAACTCCGGTCCTCGCGTCGACGGATACGAGATCCGCTCGGCGGCAGTGGCGAACAGCATCCCGTGTGTGACGACGGTGCAGGGCGCGTCCGCGGCGGTACAGGGCATCGAGGCCGGCATCCGCGGTGACATCGGCGTGATGTCGCTGCAGGAACTGCACAGCGTGCTGGGGCCGTGA
- the carA gene encoding carbamoyl-phosphate synthase small subunit, with product MRGTDKAAMSARREEQKALLVLEDGRVFTGTTFGAVGQALGEAVFSTGMSGYQETLTDPSYHGQIVVATAPQIGNTGWNHEDAESRGDKIWVAGYAVRDPSPRASNWRATGTLDEELERQGIVGIAGIDTRAVVRHLRSRGSMRAGLFSGPALADPDELLERVRSQPGMLGANLAGEVSTDATYVVEPEGPQRFTVAAIDLGIKTNTPRNFARRGIRSHVLPASTTYEQIADLKPDGVFLSNGPGDPATADHIVAVTREVLGAGIPLFGICFGNQILGRALGRSTYKMVFGHRGINVPVIDHQTGTVAITAQNHGFALEGEAGERFDTPFGEAIVSHTCANDGVVEGIKLVSGLAFSVQYHPEAAAGPHDANYLFDQFVDLMAGENK from the coding sequence GTGAGAGGAACCGACAAGGCGGCGATGAGCGCTCGTCGCGAAGAGCAGAAGGCACTGTTGGTGCTCGAGGACGGCCGCGTCTTCACGGGTACGACATTCGGCGCGGTCGGGCAGGCGCTCGGCGAGGCGGTGTTCTCCACCGGAATGTCGGGCTATCAGGAGACGCTCACCGATCCGAGTTACCACGGTCAGATCGTGGTCGCGACGGCACCGCAGATCGGCAACACCGGATGGAACCACGAGGACGCCGAGAGCCGTGGCGACAAGATCTGGGTGGCCGGCTACGCGGTGCGCGATCCCTCGCCGCGGGCCTCGAACTGGCGGGCCACCGGCACGCTCGACGAGGAACTCGAACGCCAGGGCATCGTCGGCATCGCAGGCATCGACACGCGCGCGGTGGTGCGCCACTTGCGCAGTCGGGGCTCGATGCGGGCCGGGTTGTTCTCCGGACCGGCGCTGGCCGACCCCGACGAACTGCTCGAGCGGGTGCGCAGTCAGCCCGGCATGCTCGGCGCGAACCTGGCGGGCGAGGTCAGCACCGACGCCACCTATGTGGTGGAACCCGAAGGGCCGCAACGGTTCACGGTGGCCGCGATCGACCTCGGCATCAAGACGAACACCCCCCGCAATTTCGCCAGGCGCGGTATCCGCAGCCACGTGCTGCCCGCGTCGACGACCTATGAGCAGATCGCCGACCTGAAACCCGACGGTGTGTTCTTGTCCAACGGCCCCGGCGACCCCGCCACCGCCGACCACATCGTGGCCGTCACCCGGGAGGTGCTCGGCGCGGGCATTCCGCTGTTCGGCATCTGTTTCGGCAATCAGATCCTGGGCCGTGCGCTGGGACGCTCGACGTACAAGATGGTGTTCGGCCACCGCGGGATCAACGTGCCGGTGATCGATCACCAGACCGGCACGGTCGCGATCACCGCGCAGAACCACGGTTTCGCCCTCGAGGGCGAGGCGGGGGAGCGCTTCGACACCCCGTTCGGCGAGGCGATCGTCAGCCACACGTGCGCCAACGACGGCGTCGTGGAGGGCATCAAACTCGTCAGCGGGCTGGCCTTTTCGGTGCAGTACCACCCGGAGGCCGCCGCGGGACCGCACGATGCGAACTACCTGTTCGACCAGTTCGTCGACCTGATGGCAGGGGAGAATAAGTGA
- a CDS encoding putative export or membrane protein codes for MNTATLVGSLIMAAVVAVLIAVLIQAMIRGWRRRAERQAELIGTLPALPDTVGPAIVSATKGLYVGSTLAPHWNDRIVVGDLGFRAKAVLTRYPEGIMLQRSGALPIWIPDEAITEIRTERGIAGKAMTHEGILAIRWRLPSGTEIDTGFRANDRREYSHWVEQEAV; via the coding sequence ATGAATACCGCCACGCTCGTCGGATCGCTGATCATGGCCGCCGTCGTGGCCGTGCTCATCGCGGTGCTGATCCAGGCGATGATCCGGGGATGGCGCCGCCGCGCCGAGCGTCAGGCCGAACTGATCGGCACACTGCCCGCGCTTCCCGACACGGTCGGGCCCGCGATCGTGTCCGCCACCAAGGGCCTGTACGTCGGCAGCACGCTGGCCCCCCACTGGAACGACCGAATCGTGGTCGGCGACCTGGGCTTCCGCGCCAAGGCCGTGCTGACCCGCTACCCCGAAGGAATCATGTTGCAGCGCAGCGGCGCCCTGCCGATCTGGATCCCCGACGAGGCGATCACCGAAATCCGCACCGAGCGGGGGATTGCGGGCAAGGCGATGACGCACGAAGGCATTCTGGCGATCCGGTGGCGACTGCCGTCGGGCACCGAAATCGATACGGGGTTCCGCGCCAACGACCGCCGCGAGTACTCGCACTGGGTGGAACAGGAGGCGGTGTGA
- the pyrC gene encoding dihydroorotase, multifunctional complex type: MSVLIRGVRLYGEGDRVDVLVDDGQIADIGADLAKSGGLDKASEVIDATDQVLLPGFVDLHTHLREPGREYAEDIETGSAAAALGGYTAVFAMANTTPVADSPVVTDHVWQRGQQVGLVDVHPVGAVTVGLAGAQLTEMGMMAGGAAQVRMFSDDGICVHDPLIMRRALEYATGLGVLIAQHAEEPRLTVGAVAHEGPNAARLGLAGWPRAAEESIVARDALLARDAGARVHICHASTSGTVEIVRWAKSQGISITAEVTPHHLLLDDERLATYDGRYRVNPPLREASDARALRQALADGIIDCVATDHAPHAEHEKCCEFSVARPGMLGLQTALSVVVETMVRPGLLSWRDVARVMSERPAEIVGLPDQGRPLEIGEPANLTVVDPDATWTVEGSALASRSANTPYEALELPGAVTLTLLRGKVTARDGKCPA, translated from the coding sequence ATGAGCGTGCTGATCCGAGGGGTCCGGCTCTACGGCGAGGGCGACCGCGTCGACGTGTTGGTGGACGATGGGCAGATCGCCGACATCGGCGCGGACCTGGCGAAGTCCGGCGGCCTCGACAAGGCCTCCGAGGTCATCGACGCCACCGATCAGGTGCTGCTCCCTGGCTTCGTCGACCTGCACACCCACCTGCGCGAGCCCGGCCGCGAGTACGCCGAGGACATCGAAACCGGCTCGGCCGCAGCCGCTCTGGGCGGGTACACCGCAGTGTTCGCCATGGCCAACACCACCCCCGTCGCCGACAGCCCCGTGGTGACCGACCATGTCTGGCAGCGAGGTCAGCAGGTGGGCCTGGTCGACGTGCACCCCGTCGGCGCGGTCACCGTCGGCCTGGCGGGCGCCCAGCTCACCGAGATGGGGATGATGGCAGGCGGTGCCGCGCAGGTGCGGATGTTCTCCGACGACGGCATCTGCGTGCACGATCCGCTGATCATGCGCCGCGCGCTCGAATACGCCACCGGGCTCGGCGTGCTGATCGCCCAGCACGCCGAGGAGCCCCGGCTCACGGTCGGCGCCGTTGCCCACGAAGGTCCCAACGCCGCGCGGCTGGGCCTTGCCGGGTGGCCGCGCGCGGCCGAGGAGTCGATCGTCGCGCGCGATGCGCTGCTGGCACGCGATGCCGGTGCGCGGGTCCACATCTGCCATGCGTCCACCTCGGGCACGGTCGAGATCGTGCGATGGGCGAAATCACAGGGGATCTCGATCACAGCGGAGGTGACCCCACACCACCTGCTGCTCGACGACGAACGGCTGGCCACCTACGACGGGCGCTACCGGGTCAACCCGCCGCTGCGTGAGGCCTCGGACGCGCGGGCGCTGCGCCAGGCGCTGGCGGACGGGATCATCGACTGTGTGGCCACCGATCACGCCCCGCACGCCGAGCACGAGAAGTGCTGCGAGTTCTCCGTCGCCCGCCCCGGCATGCTCGGATTGCAGACCGCGCTGTCGGTGGTGGTCGAGACGATGGTGCGCCCGGGGCTGCTGAGCTGGCGGGACGTCGCGCGGGTGATGAGCGAGCGGCCCGCCGAAATCGTCGGGCTGCCCGATCAGGGAAGGCCACTGGAGATCGGCGAGCCGGCCAACCTGACGGTGGTCGACCCGGACGCGACGTGGACGGTCGAGGGTTCCGCGCTGGCCAGCCGCTCGGCCAACACCCCCTATGAGGCGCTCGAACTGCCCGGGGCAGTGACGCTGACGTTGTTGCGCGGCAAGGTGACTGCGCGCGATGGGAAGTGTCCGGCATGA
- the pyrB gene encoding aspartate carbamoyltransferase gives MKHLLSAADLSRDDALAILDNADRFSQALLGREVKKLPTLRGRTIITMFYENSTRTRVSFEVAGKWMSADVINVSASGSSVSKGESLRDTALTLRAAGADALILRHPASGAPQQLAEWTATEDGHGPAVINAGDGTHEHPTQALLDALTIRQRLGDIEGKRVVIVGDVLHSRVARSNVLLLHTLGAEVVLVAPPTLLPVGVAGWPVTVSHDLDAELPLADAVLMLRVQAERMNGGFFPSAREYSVLYGLSEKRQALLSGNAVVLHPGPMVRGMEIAFSVADSSQSAVLQQVSNGVHIRMAVLFHLLVGAEKEAISV, from the coding sequence GTGAAACATCTGCTCTCGGCGGCGGATCTGTCGCGCGACGACGCGCTGGCGATCCTCGACAACGCCGACCGTTTCAGCCAGGCCCTGCTCGGCCGCGAGGTCAAGAAGCTGCCCACCCTGCGCGGGCGCACGATCATCACGATGTTCTACGAGAACTCGACCCGCACCCGGGTCTCCTTCGAGGTCGCCGGTAAGTGGATGAGCGCAGATGTGATCAACGTCAGCGCCTCGGGATCGTCGGTGTCCAAGGGGGAGTCGCTGCGCGACACCGCGTTGACGCTGCGTGCCGCCGGAGCCGACGCGCTGATCCTGCGCCACCCCGCCTCGGGAGCGCCGCAGCAACTCGCGGAGTGGACGGCCACCGAGGACGGGCACGGTCCTGCGGTCATCAACGCCGGCGATGGCACCCACGAGCACCCCACCCAGGCGCTGCTCGACGCGTTGACCATCCGCCAGCGCCTCGGCGACATCGAGGGCAAGCGGGTGGTCATCGTCGGCGATGTCCTGCACAGCCGGGTGGCCCGCTCGAATGTGCTTCTGCTGCACACCCTCGGCGCGGAGGTGGTGTTGGTCGCGCCGCCGACGTTGCTGCCGGTCGGTGTCGCCGGCTGGCCGGTGACCGTCTCGCACGACCTCGACGCCGAACTACCGCTGGCCGACGCGGTGCTGATGTTGAGGGTGCAGGCTGAGCGCATGAACGGCGGATTCTTCCCGTCAGCCAGGGAGTACTCGGTGCTCTACGGCTTGTCCGAGAAGCGCCAGGCGCTGCTTTCGGGTAACGCAGTGGTGCTGCACCCGGGCCCGATGGTCCGCGGTATGGAGATCGCCTTCTCCGTCGCGGACTCGTCGCAATCGGCTGTGCTGCAGCAGGTTTCCAACGGTGTGCATATCCGGATGGCGGTGCTGTTCCACTTGTTGGTGGGTGCCGAGAAAGAGGCGATCAGCGTATGA
- the pyrR gene encoding pyrimidine operon attenuation protein/uracil phosphoribosyltransferase — protein MGAHEGSSGTDRELMSAADVGRTISRIAHQIIEKTALDGSPDDATAPRVVLLGIPTRGVTLATRLAEKIKEFSGVVVPHGALDNTLYRDDLDFKPPRALEETSIPEGGVDQSLVILVDDVLYTGRSVRAALDALRDIGRPKAVQLAVLVDRGHRELPLRADYVGKNVPTSRSENVKVRLAEDDGHDRVSIAPYGGPIR, from the coding sequence TTGGGCGCGCATGAAGGCTCGTCGGGCACCGACCGGGAGCTGATGTCCGCAGCGGACGTCGGCCGCACCATTTCCCGTATCGCCCATCAGATCATCGAGAAGACCGCACTCGACGGTTCCCCCGATGACGCCACGGCTCCCCGCGTCGTCCTGCTCGGCATCCCGACCCGCGGCGTGACGTTGGCCACCCGGCTCGCCGAGAAAATCAAGGAGTTCTCCGGCGTTGTCGTGCCGCACGGCGCGCTCGACAACACGCTGTACCGCGACGACCTCGACTTCAAGCCGCCCCGCGCTCTGGAGGAGACCTCGATACCCGAGGGCGGTGTCGATCAGTCGCTCGTCATCCTCGTCGACGACGTGCTCTACACCGGCCGCTCGGTGCGCGCGGCCCTGGACGCGCTGCGTGACATCGGCAGACCGAAGGCGGTGCAGCTGGCGGTCCTCGTCGACCGCGGCCACCGGGAGCTGCCGCTGCGCGCGGACTACGTGGGCAAGAACGTGCCCACGTCCCGAAGCGAGAACGTCAAGGTCCGGTTGGCCGAAGACGATGGCCACGACCGTGTGTCTATCGCGCCGTACGGAGGTCCGATCAGGTGA
- the estB_2 gene encoding penicillin-binding protein, beta-lactamase class C: protein MKLDGNHASIREAIDAGLLAGAVTLVWHAGEVVQVNELGHRDVDAGLPMQRDTIFRIASMTKPVTVAAAMSLLEEGRFALTDPIATWVPELADMQVLVDPRGELDKTTPARRLITFDDLMTHRSGLAYAFSVLGPLSRAYGRMSFRQDQDRWLAELAALPLAHQPGDRLTYSHATDVLGIAISRIENKPLADILRERIFEPLQMPDTGFSVGTSRRHRAATMYKLDQNNTLQHDVMGPAPITDPPFCTGGAGLWSTVDDYLRFAQMLLAGGTLDGVRVLSEESVRLMRTDRLTDEQKRQDFLGAPFWVGRGFGLNLSVVTDPAKSRPLFGPGGLGTFSWPGAYGTWWQADPSADLILIYLVQNLPDLNVDMAAIAGNTSLAKLQSAQPKFVRRTYQALDI from the coding sequence ATGAAACTCGACGGCAACCACGCGTCCATCCGCGAGGCGATCGACGCCGGGCTCCTCGCCGGGGCGGTGACCCTCGTGTGGCACGCCGGTGAGGTCGTTCAGGTCAACGAATTGGGGCACCGCGACGTCGACGCCGGGCTGCCGATGCAGCGCGACACGATCTTCCGCATCGCCTCGATGACCAAGCCGGTGACGGTCGCGGCCGCGATGAGCCTTCTCGAGGAGGGCCGCTTCGCGCTCACCGACCCGATCGCCACGTGGGTACCCGAACTCGCCGACATGCAGGTGCTCGTCGACCCGCGGGGTGAGCTCGACAAGACCACGCCTGCCCGGCGTCTCATCACGTTCGACGACCTGATGACCCACCGCAGCGGCCTGGCCTATGCCTTCTCGGTGTTGGGTCCGTTGAGCCGCGCCTACGGCCGGATGTCGTTCCGCCAGGATCAGGACCGCTGGCTGGCCGAGCTGGCCGCCCTACCGCTGGCGCACCAGCCCGGCGACCGGCTCACCTACAGCCACGCCACCGACGTGCTCGGGATCGCGATATCGCGAATCGAGAACAAACCGTTGGCCGACATCTTGCGCGAACGGATCTTTGAGCCCTTACAGATGCCCGACACCGGGTTCTCGGTGGGCACGTCGCGACGACACCGCGCCGCGACGATGTACAAGCTCGACCAGAACAACACCCTGCAGCACGACGTGATGGGGCCCGCACCGATCACCGATCCGCCGTTCTGCACCGGCGGTGCCGGATTGTGGTCGACGGTCGATGACTACTTGCGCTTTGCGCAGATGCTGTTGGCCGGCGGGACGCTGGACGGTGTCCGGGTGCTGTCAGAGGAGTCCGTGCGGCTCATGCGCACCGACCGCCTGACCGACGAGCAGAAGCGCCAGGACTTCCTCGGCGCCCCGTTCTGGGTGGGCCGCGGGTTCGGGCTGAACCTGTCGGTGGTGACCGATCCGGCGAAATCCCGTCCGCTGTTCGGGCCCGGCGGGCTGGGCACGTTCAGCTGGCCCGGTGCGTACGGCACATGGTGGCAGGCCGACCCGTCCGCGGATCTGATCCTGATCTACCTGGTCCAGAACCTGCCCGATCTCAACGTCGACATGGCCGCGATCGCGGGCAACACCTCGCTGGCCAAGCTGCAGAGCGCTCAGCCGAAATTCGTCCGCCGGACCTACCAGGCACTCGACATCTGA
- the xlnD gene encoding 2-polyprenyl-6-methoxyphenol hydroxylase-like oxidoreductase: MTQPTVLISGAGIAGPSLAFWLTRNGYRVVVVEIAPGVRPGGQTVDLRGAGGDVVERMGLIDQMRARALEQRGAAWVRSDGSRRAEMPVTAFDGNGLVSKLEILRGDLVDVLYQATRDSVEYRFGQRISDLREVDAGVEATLADGTVLHADLVVGADGPHSAVRRLAFGPEEQFVKPIGGYNAWFSAPDSVGLDGWYLLYQAPGGLNASMRPSHDPAIAKAGLAFRSEPIEYDRHDPDQQRRILAERFAGAGWECDALLAAADQADDFYFDSFAQIHMPSWSTGRVTLVGDAGYCASPLSGMGTSLALVGAYLLAGELGPADSVEADGIAEALARYESRMRPYVDTCQKLNNTIDRYAPMKESDIAVNAAVMKWMQRWPFRPVAARLWFTTADSIELPDYPAMVGN, translated from the coding sequence ATGACCCAGCCGACAGTCCTGATCAGTGGCGCCGGGATCGCCGGGCCGTCGTTGGCGTTCTGGTTGACGCGCAACGGATATCGCGTTGTCGTCGTGGAGATCGCACCGGGCGTGCGGCCCGGCGGCCAGACGGTCGATCTGCGCGGCGCCGGCGGCGACGTCGTCGAGCGGATGGGGCTGATCGACCAGATGCGGGCCCGCGCACTCGAACAGCGCGGTGCGGCCTGGGTGCGTTCCGACGGCAGCAGACGTGCCGAGATGCCGGTGACCGCGTTCGACGGCAACGGTCTGGTGTCGAAGTTGGAGATCCTGCGCGGCGATCTGGTCGACGTGCTGTACCAGGCCACTCGCGACTCCGTCGAATACCGTTTCGGACAGCGGATCTCGGACCTTCGCGAAGTCGACGCGGGAGTCGAGGCGACGCTGGCCGACGGCACCGTGCTGCACGCCGACCTCGTCGTCGGCGCCGACGGTCCGCATTCGGCGGTGCGCCGCCTGGCCTTCGGCCCCGAGGAACAGTTCGTCAAGCCGATCGGCGGATACAACGCCTGGTTCTCCGCGCCCGACAGCGTCGGACTCGACGGCTGGTACCTGCTCTACCAGGCTCCCGGCGGCCTGAACGCCTCGATGCGGCCCTCCCACGATCCCGCAATCGCCAAGGCCGGCCTGGCTTTTCGATCCGAGCCGATTGAGTACGACCGGCACGACCCCGACCAACAGCGCCGGATCCTCGCCGAGCGGTTCGCAGGCGCCGGGTGGGAGTGCGATGCGCTGCTGGCCGCCGCCGACCAAGCCGACGACTTCTACTTCGATTCCTTCGCCCAGATCCACATGCCGTCATGGTCGACGGGACGCGTCACCCTCGTCGGAGATGCCGGATACTGCGCATCGCCGCTGTCGGGCATGGGTACGAGCCTCGCCCTTGTCGGCGCCTATCTTCTCGCGGGTGAACTGGGCCCGGCGGATTCGGTCGAGGCCGACGGTATCGCCGAGGCGCTGGCGCGGTACGAGTCGCGGATGCGCCCCTACGTCGACACCTGCCAGAAGTTGAACAACACGATCGACCGGTACGCACCGATGAAGGAGTCCGACATCGCGGTCAACGCGGCGGTGATGAAGTGGATGCAGCGCTGGCCGTTTCGACCGGTGGCCGCGCGGCTGTGGTTCACGACGGCCGATTCGATCGAGCTGCCGGACTATCCGGCCATGGTGGGCAACTGA